Within Deltaproteobacteria bacterium, the genomic segment CGGAGCGCAGAGTGCTCCACATATGAAGGTGGATGTTAAAAAGATAGGTTGTGACTTTTTTGCATTTTCGGGTCATAAGATGCTTGGACCAACAGGTATTGGAGTTCTATACGCAAAGAAATCATATCTCAGCAACATGGAGCCGTTTTTAACAGGCGGAGAAATGATACTCAAGGTTACACTTAATAATGTCATTTATAATGAACTGCCCTGGAAGTTTGAAGCAGGTACGCCTGACTATGAAGGTTCCATCGGTTTAAAAGCAGCAATAGAGTATCTCGAATCCATAGGAATGGATAATATTGCAGAGTACGAACATGAGCTGACCGTGTATGGGTTAAAAAAAATGAAAGAGGTGCCGGGCATAATAATTTATGGGCCTGATGATCCGTCCAAAAAAGGCGGGATCATCGCATTTAATATAGACGGCATGCATTCCCATGATATTGCAACAATACTTGACAGCGAGGGAATAGCAATAAGGGCAGGTCATCATTGTGCACAGCCGCTCATGATTGTTTGTGATGTTTCTGCAATGGCAAGGGCGAGTTTTTATTTTTACAATACAAAGCAGGAGATTGATAAGCTTGTACAGACACTAAAAAAGGCAAAGGAGATGTTTACGCATGGCACTTGAAGATTTATATAAAGAGATTGTTATAGAACACTATCAGCATCCAAAACATCATGGGCATCTTGAGCACTTTGAAGCAAAAGCAGAGGGTTCAAACCCATTATGCGGAGACGAAATAGGGATAGAGCTTCAATTCGATGGAGACGTCATAAAACAGATCATGTTTACAGGCGGTGGCTGCTCAATAAGCCAATCCGCCATTGACATGCTTGCAGATATAGTAAAAGGAAAGTCTACAACAGAGATACATAAGATTATCGAGGAATACAAAAAGATGCTACAGGGGGAGCAGCACGATCCGGATATCATCGGTGATCTTGAGGCACTTTCAGAAGTAAAAAAATATCCCGCAAGGGTAAAGTGCGCCAGTTTAAGCTATGCGGTGCTTGAGCAGGCAATAAATCAGAAAAAATAATCGGAGGAGATAATGGTTCAATATTATGATGACCTTTTAAAGATCAGAAAAACAAAACCGCTTGTGCACCACATAACAAACTATGTTGTCATGAACGTCAGTGCCAATATAACACTTGCACTCGGGGCATCCCCTGTAATGGCTCATGCAAAGCCGGAGGTAGAGGATATGGCATCAATTGCCCAGGTGCTTTACCTGAATATAGGTACACTGAGTGATGAGTGGATCGAAGCAATGATCATGGCAGGTAAAATGGCTAATAGATCGCACGTTCCTGTGCTGCTTGATCCTGTTGGTGCCGGAGCAACTATATACAGAACACAAACCGCCAACCGGATATTAAAAGAAGTAAAGGTTAATGTGCTTAAAGGCAATGGAGGTGAGATGCAGTCGCTCGCAGGTGAAGATGTAAAGGTAAAAGGTGTTGATTCTACAACATCGGCAAGTCCAGACATTGCATCTGCACTTGCAAGTAAATATGGACTTATTGCCGTTGTAACAGGAAAAGATGACTATGTGTCCGACGGCAAAAAAACAGCGGTTATAAGTAACGGTACGGATATGTTTCAGAAAATAACCGGTGCCGGTTGTATGCTCGGATCTATTATTGCATCATTTATGGCTATTAATAATGATTATTTTACAGCTTCTATACAAGGACTCGTATCATTTGAGATAGCAGGTGAAAAGGCAGTGACAAAGTCAAAACTTCCTGGTGGTTTTATGCCTGCACTAATCGATGCAATATCAATACTTGATGAAGATGCATATAAACTTGCAAAGGTAAAGATAAAGTGAGGGGCAACAAACCACAAATACCGCCCGGCATTTACGGTATTACATCAAGGGATTTCGGTTACACCCATGAACAAACAGCCGTGTATTTATTAAAGGCGGGTGTAAAGGTCATCCAGTATAGAGAAAAACACGCCGACACGCGGATTCAATACAAAGAAGCTAAAAGAATAAAAGAGCTGTGCATTGCTTACGGTGCTTTATTCATAATAAATGATAGAATGGATATAGCCCTTGCCGTTGATGCAGACGGTATTCATATAGGCCAGGATGATATGCCAATTGAAGTGGTAAAACGGTACATGGATGGAAAGATTATAGGTGTATCGGTAAGAACTGAACAAGAGGCAATAATAGCACAAACAAACGGTGCCGATTATCTCGGTGCAGGTGCTGTGTATCCAACAACAACAAAAGAGGATGCACTAAGTATAGGGCTTGAGGGACTGGCAAAGATCATAAATGCTACAACCTGTCCTGTCGTTGCCATAGGCGGAATAACAATGGATAAAATTCCAGCATTAAAAGGACTTGATTTGCACGGCATGGCGGTTATATCGGCTATTGCTGGTGCTCCTGACCCGGAGAGATCTGCGAAAAAATTTATTCAATTATTTGGATAATGATCCGGGCTTACCGTATGAGATTTTTTAAACAATAAAATTGTGATGCCGCGAGAGGAGGAGAGAATTACTACTTTGTCTGCAAAATTATCCGCTTATCCGTCTATGCTTATTAAGAAGTTAAAGATCATACTTGAGATGATCAAATTCGAGCATACTTTATTTGCTTTGCCTTTTGCCTTGATAACAATGCTGCTTGCTGCCGGGGGTTTCCCGACATTGCATCAATTGGTATGGATATTCATTGCACTTACGGCCGCAAGAACGATTGCAATGCTCTTAAACAGGGTCATTGACGCTTACATTGATGCAAAGAACCCAAGAACACTCAATAGGGCCATACCGAAGGGACTTGTTTCAAGGCTGTTCGCCGTCATACTCGCAATAATCAGCGCCGGCATCTTTATCTTTTCCGCTTACAAATTAAACACATTGAGTTTTATTTTAAGCTTCCCCGCTTTGGCTGTTACGCTGGCATATTCGTTCCTGAAAAGGTTTACGTGGTTTAGCCACTTTGTGCTTGGCTTTATTGATGCAATGGCACCCGCGGGTGCGTGGATTGCAATAAGAGGCAACCTGCCTGTTAGTATCATGATTTTGAGCCTTGCCGTTGTACTATGGGTTGGAGGATTTGATGTGCTTTACTCTTTGATGGATCTCGAATTTGACAAAAAAGAACACCTGTTTTCAATACCAGTAATCTTTGGCGTTAAAAGGGGTATCTTTCTCTCAAGGCTTTTTCATGTGCTCATGGTTTTATGTTTGATTATTTTCGGTTTGATTTATCCAATGCACATCTTTTATTTTATTGGAGTAATGTTTGTAGTGCTCCTGTTCATATACGAGCATAGCCTTGTTAGACCGGATGATTTTTTAAAGGTTGAAAAGGCTTTTTACGAAACAAACATCGGCGTTAGCGGGATTATGCTTTTCTTTTCTGCACTGGATATATATCTGATCTCGGTAATGCACTTAAAAATATAAGATAAAAATATGTTTGCTTATTGTACGTTTGTGTAAAAAATGGGAGAGATTATCAATCCAAAACCATTTGTAAAATGGGCAGGAGGTAAAAGGCAGATTATAGATATACTCCTGGAGAATAGTCCCGATACGTTCGGAACATATATTGAACCATTTATCGGGGGAGGTGCATTATTGTTCGCTTTGATGCCGGAGAATGCCATCATATCCGATATCAATTCTGAACTTATAATTGCATATAAAACCATAAAAACACATGTTAACAAACTAATAAAAAGTTTAAGTAAACATAAGAATGAAAAAGAATACTTTTACGCTATAAGAGCCAAGAAAGCATACAGATCTGATATCATCAAAACGAGCAGATTCATCTATTTGAATAAAACATGTTTTAACGGGTTGTACAGAGAGAACTCAAAAGGTGAATTTAATGTACCTTTCGGAGAATACGAGAGACCAAACATAGTAGATAAAGAGAATCTATTTACCGTCTCTGTTTATCTGAATTCGGCTAATGTGAAGATACTGAACCAGGATTTCAGAAAAGTTCTTTTAAACGCACGAGAACGGGATTTTGTTTACCTCGATCCTCCGTATCATCCATTGAACAACACGTCTTCTTTTACCAAATATACGAGAGAGGATTTTAACAAACATGATCAAGAGGAGCTCTCGGATATCTATAGTAAACTTGATAAACGCGGATGTTATGTAATGCTTTCTAATTCCAATACAAAATTCATTAAACAACTTTATAAGGGGTATAAAATACAGGAGATAAATGCTAACCGGTTTATAAACTGTAGAGCAGAAAAACGCGTAAAAATGCCTTTTGAAGTTATAGTAAAAAACTGGTAGGCAGAAGTAATGTACCTAAAAGAGAGCAATTAATCAAGTCTAAAAAAGTAATCATGAAAAGGCTGTTCAGTAGAGATGTATAGCATTAAACCTATATATATCGTATAAAGTTACAATAATGATGAACGATTTAGATTATATGCTTCAAACATTGTATCCATGGTCTTACGTGTTTATAGGTTTAGGTGTAATGATAGAGAATATGGGTGTACCTGTACCGGGTGAAACTATCATGGTTGCATCAGCCATACTTGCCGTATCCGGAAGGTTAAATCCGTATCTTGTTATTATAAGCGGTGCTGCCGGTGCTGTAATCGGAGATAACATCGGCTACTGGTTGGGTAGAATTGGCGGCAGAAGACTTGTGAATAGATTATCTTTAAAATTTCAATACATTAACAAAGCAGTGGGTTCAACGGAAAAATTCTTCAAAAAATATGGCGGCGCAACAGTTTTTTTTGCAAGATTTATAGCTGGTGTAAGGATATTTGCAGGACCATTCGCGGGTTTGTCTCTGATGGATTTTAAAAGATTTTTTATTTATAATGCTACAGGTGCAATAATATGGGCATGCACGGTTGTTCTTGTAATATCCTATCTCGGTAAATTTTATTACACATATGTACAGGATTATGAGTATGCAAATTATGTTATTTATGGTATTATCTTTATTATAATAATATATATGACATACAGTATAATAAAAAAGTTGAAGAACCATGCATGACAAATTGTTAGACAATATACATGAAATAAACGGCTTATAAGAGGTACCCAGGCGAAATGACTGCAAAAAAAGAGTCCGGCTTGCTGAAGTTTATAAAAAAGCTTGTAAAAACAAAGGCGCAGAAAAGTGTTGATAAAGATATTGCCAATCTATTAAGGCAAATTGAACATCTAACGTATAAACGATTTAATGATTACGGTCATATAAAAAAAGCACTTACCCATAAGTCTTCAAATACAGCATCGGAATACGAAAATTATGAAAGAATGGAGTTTCTTGGTGATGCAGTATTGGGACTTATCATATCGGATCTATTATACACAGGTTACAGGCATGAAAATGAAGGCAAACTAACTTATTATAAAGATACATTGATTCAGATGAGAAGTCTTGCTTTAAAGGCAAGAAAATTGGGTCTGGCTGAATATGTAAAGGTCGGCGCAAGAGAAAAGAGAAACGGCTTTGCAAACAGTGATGTTCTGCTTGCGGATATCTTTGAATCACTGGTAGGAGCTATATATATTGATATGGGATTTGAACCGGCATACAGGTTTATAAAGACCGTGTTTGAAAAAGACATAAAACATATCTATGCGAGACCTGAGTGGGATTTTAAATCAAAGTTAAATAATATTGTTCAAGAGCTTTATAAGGAACCCCCTGAATATAAAACCATAAACGAAACTGTTGTAAAGGGTATTAAGATTTATAATGTCGCTGTTGTAATTAACAATGAAGACATGGCACACGGTGAAGCCAGGAATAAAAAAGAAGCAGAGCAGATAGCTGCAATGGGCACCTTGAAAAAACTTGGCAAGCTATAACGATGTTTACAGGTTTAATTGAACATACCGGCATTGTTGAAGATATTGATAGCAGCGGATTTATAAAGGTCAATATCAAAAACCTTTCAGAGACACACGCAGGGGACAGTATTTCTATAAATGGAGCATGCCTTACACTTGTATCGATCAACAAATCAACATACACCTTTGAACTATCTCCAGAAACGATTAAGACGGCAGGCTTCGGTATAATCAGACCATATGATATGGTTAATGTGGAGTTACCCAAAAGGCTTTCCGACAGATTACATGGCCACCTTGTCCAGGGACATATCGATACGACAGCAGATATTATAAATATTAAGGAGTCAGGGAAGCATCATTCTTTTACCTTTGCCTTGAAAAGGATTTCCCCATATCTTGTGGATAAAGGGTTTATTGCAATTGACGGCATAAGTGTGACACCATATAATGTTAGCGGTACAATGTTCACAATCGCCGTTATACCATACACCTATGAGCATACAAACCTGAATAAAAGGCATGTTAAAGAACGGGTAAATATTGAATTTGATGTAATTGCAAAATATATTGATAGTATATTAAATATTAAGAAACGTTCCAAAATAACAGAAGATTTTTTAAAGGAAAGAGGTTTTGCATAATGCCGATAACTAGTATTGAAAAGGCTATAGATGATATTAAAAACGGAAAAATGGTCATCCTTGTTGATGATGAGAACAGGGAAAATGAAGGAGATCTGTGTATCGCAGCGGAAAAAGCAACACCCGAGATAATCAGTTTTATGGCAATCTATGGCAGAGGACTTATATGCCTTTCATTGACAGAGGACAGGCTTAATGAGCTGAACCTGCCTTTAATGGTTAATGATAATACATCAAAGTACGGCACAGCATTTACAGTATCTATCGATGCAAAAGAAGACGTTACAACAGGGATATCGGCTTATGACCGGGCAAAAACAATACAGGTTGTTATTGATGATAAAACAAAACCGTATGACCTTGTCAGGCCAGGGCATGTGTTTCCATTGATGTACAAAAAAGGCGGCGTTCTTGTAAGGGCAGGTCAAACAGAAGGCTCTGTTGATCTTGCAAGGCTCGCAGGTTTAAAGCCTGCTGCTGTGATTTGCGAGATCATGAAGGACGATGGAACAATGGCAAGGATGCCTGATCTCGAAAAATTTTCAAACGATCACGGGATCGGCATTGTAACTATTGAGAAGCTTATACATTACAGAATGACACAGGAAAGACTTGTTAAAAGGGTTTCAGAGGCTAATATACCAACAGAATACGGCGGCGAATTTAAAGCTATTGTCTATGAGAATGACCTTGATTATAACCAGCATATCGCACTTATAAAAGGAAACATAGATCCCCAGGAGCCCGTGCTTGTAAGGGTGCACTCGGAATGTTTAACAGGTGATGTGTTTGGCTCAAAAAGGTGCGATTGCGGCAGCCAGCTGCACGAAGCCATGAAAATGATAGAAAAAGAAGGCAGAGGTGTAATCCTTTATCTGAGACAGGAAGGCAGGGGAATAGGGCTTGCCAATAAGATAATGACTTATTCACTACAGGATCAAGGTTTTGATACGGTAGAGGCTAATCATGCGCTCGGATTCCCGGCGGATCTAAGAGACTATGGCATAGGTGCCCAGATACTTGCAGATATTGGTGTAAAAAAGATGAGGCTCATGACGAATAATCCTAAGAAACTTCACGCAATAGCAGGATACGGACTTGAGGTCGTGGAGAGGGTTCCAATTGAAATAACGCCTAACAATATAAACGCTCGATACTTAAAAACAAAACAGGATAAGATGGGGCACATCCTGCATTTAAAATAGGAGGTAAAATGAAGATAATTGAAGGACATCTGAAGGGTGAGGGTCTAAGGATTGGTATAGTAACAAGCAGATTTAATCACTTTATCACAGACAGGCTTGTGGACGGCGCACTCGATGCATTAAAAAAAGTTGGTGTTGGAGAAGAGGATATTACAATTGTAAGAGTACCCGGCTCTTTTGAGATACCCATGATAGCCAAACAGCTTGCAAAACAGAATTTAAATGCGGTATTAGCGCTTGGTGCAATCATAAAAGGCGGCACCTCTCACTATGAGTATATTGCATCGGAGGTTACAAAAGGTATAGCAAACGCATCATTAGAGCTCGGCTTTCCCATCGTATTTGGAATTTTAACGACCGAAACCATCGAAGAAGCAATAGAAAGAGCGGGAACAAAACAGGGTAACAAAGGATACGAGGCTGCTATGAGTGCAGTGGAACTTGCAAATCTGATGAGGATAATGGACAAACAATGGGTAAAAGACAAGATCGAGAAGAAATCCTGAAGGCACTGTACAATATCGACCTTATAAATGACTATTCAGAATCATCTGTAAAACAGCTTGCAATGATGAATAATTGGACACCGGCAACCAATGATACGATTCTAAAAATTGCAGCAAATATAAATACGATAGATCAATACATATCAAAATATCTTAAAAATTGGGCTATCGGTAGAATTGCTGTTGTGGATAGGAATATTCTCAGGCTTGCGATAAGCGAACTCTTGTATGAGCCTGTCACACCTATTAAAGTTATAATAAACGAGGCTGTTGAGATAGCAAAAAAATATGGCACAAAGGACTCGTTCTCATTTATTAATGCAGTTCTCGACAAAGTGGCAAGAGAGCTGAAAAGATAGTAATGAGCCTTACAGTAGACCTTGACAATTCATTGGAAAAGCAATCGGGTGAAATGATTGCGGTATGCATGTTCGAGAGCATTGCTCCGGTGCACGGGTGTGCGGGTATAATTGATTGGGAGATCTCGGGTGAGATCTCAAGGCAGGTGGAAAGCAAGAAATTCTCTGGCGAAAGAAAAGACAGGCTTTTAATTTATTCTCAGCACACATGTGTACCGCCAAGAAAGGTGCTTTTATACGGACTCGGTAAAAAAGAAAACTTTAATCAAAAGATATTAGCCGCACTTACGAAAGACCTTATGCAGACCTTAAACACCTTATCCGTTTATAAGTTTATGCATGTACTGCCGGTTCTTTACGGAATAGAAGCAAAAGTTCAGACAATGATAAACACAATAGCATACACAATGCTTGAATATACTTATATAGAAAAAAAGGATTACACATTAAAATTACTGTGGGATAATATTTCATCAGTGGATGTTAAAACGGCATTCAGGGAAGCAGTTAACATGCTGCCTGATGCGGATATCATAATACTTGAAAGGGAGGTTTAGATAAAATGAAAAGATCTCGAATACTGGGGGTTGGAGTATACCTGCCTGAAAAGGTGGTAACAAATTTTGATCTTGAAAAGTTTATGGATACAACAGACGAATGGATAAGACAGAGGACGGGTATTGAAGAACGCCATTTCGCTGCAGAAGGCGAAGGCGCTGCAAAAATGGGCGCTATCGCAGCAGAAGAGGCGATAAAAAATGCAGGCATAAAAAAGGAGGAAATAGACTTCATTATATTTGCAACATTAAGTCCGGATTATAATTTCCCGGGCTCTGGTGTGCTTGTTCAGGATATACTTGGTATTGATACAATAGGCGCACTCGACATAAGAAACCAATGCACCGGATTTATATACGGGTTATCTGTGGCGGATCAATTTATAAAAACAGGCATGTACAAAAAGATACTTGTAATAGGTTCAGAGGTGCACTCAACAGGTATAGAATTAGCCACGAGGGGCAGGGATGTTTCAGTCTTATTCGGTGATGGTGCAGGTGCGGTAGTAGTTGGACCGGAGGAAGATGAGAATAAAGGCATACTATCAACGCACCTTCATTCAGAAGGCAGGTATGCCAAAGAGTTATGGGTTGAAGCGCCGGCAAGTGTTCTACATCCAAGATTAACAAAAGAGATGCTTGAGGAAGGCAGGCATTATCCTAAAATGAATGGACGGAACGTGTACAAGCATGCAGTAACGAGGATGCCGGAGGTGATTATGGAGGCATTGAATGCAAACGGTTATCAGCTTTCCGATATAGACTTACTTGTTCCTCATCAGGCAAACATGAGGATCAACGAATATATAGGAAATATGCTCGGCATACCGCCTGAAAAGATAGTGCATAATATACAAAAGTATGGTAACACAACTGCAGCAACAATCCCGTTATGCCTCTACGATGCACTTAAAGATGGCAGGTTAAAGCCGGGTCTGCTTGTATGCATCGTATCATTCGGTGCAGGTTTTACATGGGCTTCTGCATTGGTAAGATGGTAGTAGAAAAAGAATTTTTAAAAAATATATTGTCCACAATAACAAGAGAGGCAACAATAGATGATCTGACAGACATCTGGATGGTTGAAAGACACTCTTACGACGATCCATGGTCTTTGAACGTATTAAGGCAATCTCTTGAAGACAGGCATGCATTTAACCTCATAGCATTAAAGGAAACAGACCGTACTGTTACCGGATTTATCATCAACTGGCTCGTTATTGATGAGTTGCACATATTAAACATAGCGGTAAGTCCTGAGTTCAGGAGATACGGTATAGGCGATGTACTGCTCGAGTCAACCATTTATAATGCTAAAGCTCGTGGCTGTAAAACGGCGTACCTTGAAGTGAGAAGATCCAACCTACCCGCATTGACACTTTATATTAAAAAAGGTTTTAAGGTTACGGGTGTCCGAAGGGGCTATTATTCCGATAACCGCGAGGACGCATTACTTATGACAAAGCTGCTATGAAAAAAACTCATACAGGCATTGTTGCTTCTATCAAAACCCTTGCGTCCGATTACTTGCTTTTATCCATAAAAGTAGAGGATGTGTTTAAATTTATACCCGGGCAGTTTGTCATGCTTAAGGTATCCGATACTTATGATCCGCTGCTTTTGAGACCATTTAGTATTATGCGGGCGCATAAAAACATATACGAATTTCTCATAAAGATTCGTGGAAGAGGTACAGGGTTAATTGCAAATTTAAAAAAAAATGATTTCATTTACCTTACAGGACCATTCGGGAATGGGTTTCCCGTTAACACAGGGAGACATCCTATCATCGTAGCAGGAGGCGCCGGTATTGCTTCTGTATATTCACTTGCCCGGAAGTTAAAGAAAGATAAAAAACCGTTTAAATTATTATATGGAGCGATAACAAAGAAAGAGCTTGTTATGCTTGAGGATCTTAAAATTTTTGATCCCTTGATTGCAACGGATGACGGCTCATATAATTATCACGGCACTGTAACCTCACTCCTCGATAAAACAATAGAATACAGCAGCACTGTGTTTGCATGCGGTCCAATGCCGATGCTTTATAACGTAAAGCATATCGCAAAAAGGCATAAATCGGCTTGTTACGTATCACTCGAATCCCGTATGGCGTGCGGGTTCGGCGTATGCCTAGGATGTACTATCTTTGATATGAAGGGAAATACAATAAGGGTATGTAAAGAAGGACCCGTATTTAATGCAGAGGACTTTAACCTTGAAGACTACCATTAAAGATATTGTTAAATCATTAAAACCATCACTCATAAACCTTTCTCATGATATATGGTCTCATCCTGAGATTGCACTTGAGGAGTTTCGAACAAGAGATGCGATATGCGATTACCTGAGCGCACATGGATTTAACATAAAAAAGTCTATCGGCGGCATTAACACATCATTTATCGCAACTTACGGGCATAAGCCACATCCTGCAATAGCATACCTTTCAGAAATGGATGCATTGCCCGAACTGGGCCACGCATGCGGTCATAATGTTAATGCCTGTATAAGCGCTGGTGCTGCTGTTGCATTGTCAAAATCGGTAAACAAGGATAAATGTACGATTGCTGTTATAGGCACGCCTGCAGAGGAAATAGGATTCGGAAAACCAGAGCTTATAAGGCATGGGATTTTTAAGCCTTTTGATGCCGCTATTATGAGCCATGCTTCAACAAAACGCATGAGCTTTAGATGCATGCTTGCACTCAAAAAGGTAAAGATAAGTTTTAAAGGAAAGTCCGCACATGCTGCTTCGTATCCGGAGCAGGGTAAAGATGCGCTGTCCGCCCTTATCCTAACAATAAACAATATCAATGCAAAACGTTCTATGTTTAAACCTTACATGCATGCAAATTTCATAATCACACGCGGAGGTACGGCACCAAACATAATACCCGATTTTGCGGAAGCTTATTATTATGTAAGGGCTAAAGATCTTAAAGAGCTTGATGAGCTTATGGAGCATGTAAGGACGGCTGTAAAGGGCGCTGGACTTGCAACAGGTACAAAATATAATATTATAGAACAGGGTTACACACAGTATCCCTTCAAAATAAATAACGCACTTGTTAGGGTTTATGATGATGTGCTTAAAGAGCTTGGGCTAAAAAAGACCCGGACTGATCCCTGCGAAGGAATGGGGTCGTCCGATATAGGTAATCTTTCTTATATTATACCCACATTGCATGCAAGTACTCCCATAGGAAAGGATGCACACATCCATACGAATGAATTTAAGACGCTTGCCGTTTCAAAAACTGCTGACAGCGGCATATTAGAAGGTGCTACCACACTTGGTATGACAGGCTGCAAGATCATAAATAACCCGGGGTTATTATCTTAACAACGAATTTATAGATTGGACTGCAATATGTATCAGTTCAGAAGGCAATATGCCAAATTGAAAAACACCCCATATTGCTATAATTATGCCTATCGATATGCCTGCCGGTACCGGAGTCTGTGTCTGAATCTCCGGTTCTTCAAAATACATTGCATAAACGACCCGCAAATAATAGTAAAGCGATATTATGCTTGTAAATATACCAAAGATTGCGAGCCCGATATAACCGTTACTTATGGCCGCACTGAATACGTAGAATTTTGCCAGAAACCCTGCTGTAGGAGGTATTCCTGAAAGTGATAAAAGGAAGATAGCCATCATAAGACTAATTACCGGATGCGTTTTTGAAAGACCACTGTAATCGGAAAGCTCATTACCCGTCCCATCCTTCTTTTCAAGGTATGTAACAATTGCAAATGCACCCGTTGTTGTAAACGTATATGCAATAAGATAAAATATGGCTGCCGACATCCCGTAAACACTGCCGGAGACAAGTCCAACCACAATATACCCTGCATGTGCAATGCTTGAATATGCCAGCATACGTTTTACATTCTTTTGTGAGATTGCAACAACATTACCCACAAGCATTGTCAATGCACTTAAAACCCATAGTGCATCCGATACTGGTACTTTATAAACATTGAACACTATGATCACAAGTTTTATAATTGCCGCAAAACTCGCGGTCTTTACAGCGGTTGCCATAAACCCTGTAACAGGTGCAGGAGCACCTTCATAGGCATCGGGTGCCCATGCGTGGAATGGAACGACCGCAACCTTGAATCCTAGACCTATTAATATGAATGTAATGCCGCCCATCATGATGATGTTGGTCATCAAATCCTGTCTTGCGGTAAGAGACTTTGCAATAAGATAAAGATTGGTGGTACCCAGTACGCTATAAACAAGTGCTATACCGTATAATAAAAATGCTGTTGCATAAGCTCCAAGAAGAAGATATTTCATTGAGCCTTCAAGGCTTGCACTTCTATCCCTTGTAAAACCAACAAGAGGATACACAGAAAAACTCATAAGCTCAAGCCCGAGGACAAGAACGATCATGTTTGTCGCAGAAATTATAAACATCATCCCGAGAATTGCACTTAAGATAAGGATGTAAAAATGGCCGCCGTCGGGCTCAAACCTATCCACATAATCCAATGAAACTAATATCGTTATAACACCAGACAGCATAACAATCATAAATAGTATAAGAGAAAACTCATCAATAGCGATCATGTTTGAAAATCCCATAATCTTATTACCCCAGAGATATATGGAAGTCCCCATACCCGTTAATATGCCGAGCACGGCTATTATACCTACAGCTAATTTTCTGCCCTCTGTAAAAGCGTCAAACATGGAAACTATAAAAAGCGTTACTACAATAACAAGTTCCGGAAGGATGGCAGTAAGATTCATTTGTCCCATCATTTTATTTCATCCTCTCCTGCATCCTGATCTGTGGAGGCTGAACCGGTACCGGTTGAATCACT encodes:
- the rimI gene encoding ribosomal protein S18-alanine N-acetyltransferase translates to MVVEKEFLKNILSTITREATIDDLTDIWMVERHSYDDPWSLNVLRQSLEDRHAFNLIALKETDRTVTGFIINWLVIDELHILNIAVSPEFRRYGIGDVLLESTIYNAKARGCKTAYLEVRRSNLPALTLYIKKGFKVTGVRRGYYSDNREDALLMTKLL
- a CDS encoding bifunctional 3,4-dihydroxy-2-butanone-4-phosphate synthase/GTP cyclohydrolase II, producing the protein MPITSIEKAIDDIKNGKMVILVDDENRENEGDLCIAAEKATPEIISFMAIYGRGLICLSLTEDRLNELNLPLMVNDNTSKYGTAFTVSIDAKEDVTTGISAYDRAKTIQVVIDDKTKPYDLVRPGHVFPLMYKKGGVLVRAGQTEGSVDLARLAGLKPAAVICEIMKDDGTMARMPDLEKFSNDHGIGIVTIEKLIHYRMTQERLVKRVSEANIPTEYGGEFKAIVYENDLDYNQHIALIKGNIDPQEPVLVRVHSECLTGDVFGSKRCDCGSQLHEAMKMIEKEGRGVILYLRQEGRGIGLANKIMTYSLQDQGFDTVEANHALGFPADLRDYGIGAQILADIGVKKMRLMTNNPKKLHAIAGYGLEVVERVPIEITPNNINARYLKTKQDKMGHILHLK
- the ribE gene encoding 6,7-dimethyl-8-ribityllumazine synthase; translated protein: MKIIEGHLKGEGLRIGIVTSRFNHFITDRLVDGALDALKKVGVGEEDITIVRVPGSFEIPMIAKQLAKQNLNAVLALGAIIKGGTSHYEYIASEVTKGIANASLELGFPIVFGILTTETIEEAIERAGTKQGNKGYEAAMSAVELANLMRIMDKQWVKDKIEKKS
- the rnc gene encoding ribonuclease III; this encodes MTAKKESGLLKFIKKLVKTKAQKSVDKDIANLLRQIEHLTYKRFNDYGHIKKALTHKSSNTASEYENYERMEFLGDAVLGLIISDLLYTGYRHENEGKLTYYKDTLIQMRSLALKARKLGLAEYVKVGAREKRNGFANSDVLLADIFESLVGAIYIDMGFEPAYRFIKTVFEKDIKHIYARPEWDFKSKLNNIVQELYKEPPEYKTINETVVKGIKIYNVAVVINNEDMAHGEARNKKEAEQIAAMGTLKKLGKL
- the nusB gene encoding transcription antitermination factor NusB, which encodes MGKRQDREEILKALYNIDLINDYSESSVKQLAMMNNWTPATNDTILKIAANINTIDQYISKYLKNWAIGRIAVVDRNILRLAISELLYEPVTPIKVIINEAVEIAKKYGTKDSFSFINAVLDKVARELKR
- a CDS encoding riboflavin synthase, which codes for MFTGLIEHTGIVEDIDSSGFIKVNIKNLSETHAGDSISINGACLTLVSINKSTYTFELSPETIKTAGFGIIRPYDMVNVELPKRLSDRLHGHLVQGHIDTTADIINIKESGKHHSFTFALKRISPYLVDKGFIAIDGISVTPYNVSGTMFTIAVIPYTYEHTNLNKRHVKERVNIEFDVIAKYIDSILNIKKRSKITEDFLKERGFA
- a CDS encoding ketoacyl-ACP synthase III, whose amino-acid sequence is MKRSRILGVGVYLPEKVVTNFDLEKFMDTTDEWIRQRTGIEERHFAAEGEGAAKMGAIAAEEAIKNAGIKKEEIDFIIFATLSPDYNFPGSGVLVQDILGIDTIGALDIRNQCTGFIYGLSVADQFIKTGMYKKILVIGSEVHSTGIELATRGRDVSVLFGDGAGAVVVGPEEDENKGILSTHLHSEGRYAKELWVEAPASVLHPRLTKEMLEEGRHYPKMNGRNVYKHAVTRMPEVIMEALNANGYQLSDIDLLVPHQANMRINEYIGNMLGIPPEKIVHNIQKYGNTTAATIPLCLYDALKDGRLKPGLLVCIVSFGAGFTWASALVRW